In Capsicum annuum cultivar UCD-10X-F1 chromosome 11, UCD10Xv1.1, whole genome shotgun sequence, one genomic interval encodes:
- the LOC107856936 gene encoding teosinte glume architecture 1-like has product MESSSKRAKAPGNITHCLVDGCNADLSRCREYHRRHKVCEVHSKTAKVTIGGRDQRFCQQCSRFHSLVEFDDGKRSCRKRLDGHNRRRRKPQPESMAKNSGLLNGQQGTKLLSFSSQQIFPSAVVSSTWAGVVKTDSDMVLYNNKSHINCMDSQNSFAHSSAHSYKGGSQLQFLQGIGRSLPEASSICPPLLDHPTSAAGISSSGQKIFCSGLSEVDSDRALSLLSSAPAVTREIGLSNMVQQPASIPCPRSHGLHYGGLSHFPFAQDFNSNPQDSHVSNSSSPLHFHEMLQNAQDGSSTSDGSQQTLAFMWD; this is encoded by the exons ATGGAATCGTCATCAAAGAGGGCGAAGGCACCAGGCAATATAACTCATTGCTTGGTTGATGGGTGTAATGCAGACCTCAGTCGATGCAGAGAGTATCACCGCCGGCATAAAGTTTGTGAGGTTCATTCAAAGACTGCTAAAGTTACTATTGGTGGTCGAGACCAACGCTTCTGTCAGCAATGCAGCAG GTTTCATTCattggttgaatttgatgatGGAAAGAGAAGCTGTCGTAAACGTCTTGATGGACATAACAGACGTCGAAGGAAGCCTCAGCCAGAGTCTATGGCCAAAAATTCTGGATTACTGAATGGCCAACAAG GAACGAAGCTCCTGTCATTTAGCAGCCAACAGATATTTCCAAGCGCAGTTGTGAGCTCTACATGGGCTGGTGTTGTCAAAACGGACAGCGATATGGTGTTATACAACAACAAATCACATATAAATTGCATGGACAGTCAAAACTCATTCGCTCATTCTTCGGCTCATAGCTATAAAGGAGGAAGCCAACTCCAGTTCTTGCAAGGCATTGGTCGTAGTCTCCCTGAAGCTTCTTCAATCTGCCCGCCACTTCTTGATCATCCCACTTCTGCAGCAGGAATTTCTAGCAGCGGACAAAAGATCTTCTGCAGTGGATTAAGTGAAGTTGATTCTGATCGTGCTCTCTCTCTTCTGTCATCAGCACCCGCTGTAACTAGGGAGATTGGTCTGAGTAACATGGTGCAGCAGCCTGCCTCTATCCCCTGTCCCCGGTCACATGGCCTGCACTATGGTGGTCTAAGCCATTTCCCATTTGCTCAAGATTTCAATAGCAATCCTCAAGATTCACATGTTAGCAACAGCAGCAGTCCTCTCCATTTCCATGAAATGTTACAAAATGCACAAGATGGGTCATCTACAAGTGATGGCTCCCAACAAACACTAGCCTTTATGTGGGACTAA